The Methanocella arvoryzae MRE50 genome includes a region encoding these proteins:
- the pdxT gene encoding pyridoxal 5'-phosphate synthase glutaminase subunit PdxT encodes MRIGVIAIQGNVEEHVEAMKRALGGKGEVVTIKHSGIVPTCDAIVIPGGESTTLCRLAWREGIAQEIIEKARQGMPIWGTCAGLILLASRGDEEVTKTKQQLFGLMDITVNRNAFGRQIDSFEAPLAIAGFDEPFNAVFIRAPAIVSAGQNVKVLAKYDDFIVAARQQNLLVSAFHPELTDDLRFHWYFLEMVPGWKN; translated from the coding sequence ATGCGCATCGGTGTCATCGCTATTCAGGGCAATGTAGAGGAGCACGTGGAGGCTATGAAGCGTGCGCTCGGCGGTAAGGGTGAGGTAGTGACTATCAAGCACTCCGGTATCGTGCCGACGTGCGACGCTATTGTCATCCCCGGCGGGGAGAGCACCACGTTATGCAGGCTTGCCTGGCGGGAGGGAATAGCGCAGGAGATCATCGAAAAGGCCAGGCAGGGTATGCCGATCTGGGGTACCTGCGCCGGGCTTATCTTACTGGCCAGCCGCGGCGACGAGGAAGTGACAAAGACGAAGCAGCAGCTTTTCGGGCTGATGGACATTACTGTCAACCGCAACGCCTTCGGCAGGCAGATCGACTCCTTCGAGGCGCCTCTGGCGATAGCCGGCTTCGACGAGCCCTTCAACGCGGTCTTCATCCGGGCCCCGGCCATCGTCAGCGCTGGCCAGAATGTCAAAGTGCTGGCTAAATACGACGATTTCATCGTGGCCGCGAGGCAGCAGAACCTGCTGGTGTCGGCCTTCCACCCGGAGCTGACAGATGACCTGAGGTTCCACTGGTACTTCCTCGAGATGGTGCCAGGCTGGAAAAATTAG
- a CDS encoding methanogenesis marker 12 protein, producing MFIGVDHGTTGIRFADTEGRWVEISRKDAKDMSHEQIITTVLQGLGVRKSDVELIAVNYSMGDGISEITPIKKVQNRGIISREGAGVHIGGGTNVYDAIEASGIPAVIVPGIHRGNYGHPCFRAYSHGASADKLGIAYNAHLISGDRNFIVSDISSNTVTMGVRDLKMLGAIDACIFAPGVHHGPLDLQAIRDVDSGLMTANDAFSTAGVTKTIPFKSLDVLIGALEHNEPDALWAFDTIAIFAAMEIASFLLLVPDAKVFTAGSVGSMDIVLERISGLVKKDIKVLGKMSAAVGLAQIARDVHRGKKDILGIGVQ from the coding sequence GTGTTCATCGGCGTAGATCACGGCACTACAGGCATCCGTTTTGCAGATACAGAGGGGCGCTGGGTAGAGATATCCAGAAAAGATGCGAAGGACATGTCCCACGAGCAGATCATAACTACAGTGCTGCAGGGCCTGGGAGTGAGAAAGTCTGACGTAGAACTCATTGCCGTCAACTACTCCATGGGCGACGGCATCTCGGAGATCACCCCGATTAAAAAAGTGCAGAACAGGGGCATCATCAGCCGGGAGGGCGCCGGAGTCCACATCGGCGGCGGGACCAACGTATACGATGCGATTGAAGCGTCAGGCATCCCTGCGGTAATCGTGCCGGGCATTCACCGGGGAAACTACGGCCACCCGTGTTTCAGGGCATATTCCCACGGCGCCAGCGCAGATAAGCTGGGCATCGCCTATAACGCTCACCTGATTTCGGGTGACAGGAACTTTATCGTCTCCGACATCAGCTCCAATACGGTGACGATGGGCGTCCGGGACCTGAAAATGCTGGGCGCCATCGATGCCTGTATCTTCGCCCCGGGCGTGCACCACGGGCCGCTGGACTTGCAGGCGATACGAGACGTCGATTCCGGGCTGATGACTGCCAACGATGCCTTTTCGACGGCCGGAGTGACTAAGACGATTCCCTTCAAGTCGCTGGATGTATTGATCGGGGCCCTTGAGCATAACGAGCCTGACGCCCTCTGGGCATTCGACACTATAGCAATTTTCGCTGCTATGGAGATCGCCTCCTTTTTGCTGCTGGTGCCGGACGCAAAGGTCTTCACTGCAGGCTCGGTCGGCTCTATGGACATAGTACTTGAGAGGATCTCCGGGCTGGTAAAGAAGGATATTAAGGTGCTCGGGAAAATGTCAGCAGCGGTTGGGCTGGCCCAGATTGCCCGGGACGTTCACCGCGGTAAAAAGGACATCCTTGGAATAGGAGTCCAGTAA
- a CDS encoding metallophosphoesterase, which translates to MPDLLPLLDAPALVVKNEETSLVIADVHLGIEHDLYYSGINIPSQIARRIDRLNGYIGEAQPDRVVLLGDIKHNVPRTSFQEEDEVPAFLDEIARKALVEIIPGNHDGGIEKLIPRNPDITLHDSKGAIIDGVAYFHGHTWPDKDLLKCSHWVISHNHPTIKLTDVVGHTLTKQAWIRAKLDRDVVAANYRADEFEWHDPELFIVPSFNELCGGVAFNESFHSDLLGPLFTSKAVHLEESEVYLLDGTFMGTIEGLRQFSRDKFRTPGREHKGKKKYRRRRTRP; encoded by the coding sequence ATGCCCGATCTTTTACCTTTACTGGACGCGCCCGCGCTGGTCGTGAAGAACGAGGAAACGTCGCTGGTCATCGCCGACGTGCACCTCGGCATCGAGCACGACCTGTACTACAGCGGCATCAACATCCCCTCGCAGATAGCCAGGCGCATCGACCGGCTCAACGGCTACATCGGGGAAGCGCAGCCTGACCGGGTCGTGTTACTGGGCGATATCAAGCACAACGTGCCGCGCACTTCCTTCCAGGAGGAAGACGAGGTGCCGGCTTTCCTCGACGAGATCGCCCGCAAAGCGCTGGTCGAGATCATCCCGGGCAACCACGACGGCGGCATCGAGAAGCTCATCCCCCGCAACCCTGACATCACTCTTCACGACTCTAAAGGTGCCATCATCGACGGTGTCGCCTACTTCCACGGGCACACGTGGCCGGATAAAGATTTGCTCAAGTGCAGCCACTGGGTCATATCCCATAACCACCCTACGATCAAGCTCACTGACGTTGTCGGTCACACTCTCACGAAGCAGGCCTGGATTCGGGCGAAGCTCGACAGAGATGTTGTCGCAGCCAATTACCGGGCAGACGAGTTCGAGTGGCATGATCCCGAGCTATTCATCGTACCGTCGTTCAATGAATTGTGCGGCGGCGTCGCGTTCAACGAGTCTTTCCACAGCGATCTTCTCGGGCCGCTGTTCACATCGAAAGCGGTCCACCTCGAGGAATCCGAAGTATACCTGCTCGACGGCACCTTCATGGGCACCATCGAGGGGCTGCGGCAGTTCTCCAGGGATAAATTCAGGACGCCCGGCCGCGAGCATAAGGGGAAGAAGAAGTACAGGCGGCGCAGGACCCGGCCATAG
- a CDS encoding SemiSWEET family sugar transporter, translated as MVGYSEIGIFGSLLLASAFFPQAYRLFKTKSAKDISLYYPLILFTGSLCLTIYGYGINDLIVFMLNLYATICNLSLVLLKIYYDRFGGVASGQGKEMGLSE; from the coding sequence ATGGTAGGGTACTCTGAAATCGGCATTTTCGGCAGCCTGCTGCTGGCGTCGGCGTTCTTCCCGCAGGCTTACCGCCTGTTCAAAACGAAGAGCGCGAAGGATATATCGCTGTACTACCCGCTTATCCTGTTCACCGGCTCGCTCTGTCTCACGATCTATGGCTATGGAATTAACGATCTGATCGTCTTTATGTTGAACCTGTATGCCACGATATGTAATCTGTCTCTGGTACTTTTAAAGATCTATTATGATCGTTTCGGCGGAGTCGCGTCAGGGCAAGGCAAGGAAATGGGACTATCCGAATGA
- a CDS encoding Glu/Leu/Phe/Val family dehydrogenase, whose protein sequence is MNDGDFLSDTLALIDLACDLTGIDDRHRVLLKNVSRRLSVEYPVVLDDGSTTIINAYRFQHCNARGPYKGGVRIAPTVSEAEVAALAMLMSLKSAVLGLPYGGSKGGIVVDARKLSPCEMERLCRGYIRAVFPVIGPANDIPAPDMNLSQDAIGWMLDEYEMLAGRYEPAAITGKPRVIGGSHGRATAVARGGVYIIEEVEQRRNIYYSTYAIQGFGNVGGSLAKILHGMDRTVVAVSDSKGGIFSANGLDIPAVAKHKAETGSVVDFPGADNITNEMLLQLGVDVLVPAAREDQISEKNADQIKAKIILCLANGPINQKASEILSARNILVLPDVLANGGGVAVSYFEWVQGRQGYYWSEEEVARRLKDLMKNALYDVYRMSLELRCDMYTAAYALGVRNIVEAMEARSFG, encoded by the coding sequence ATGAACGACGGCGACTTCCTCTCAGACACCCTGGCCCTGATCGACCTGGCCTGCGATCTCACCGGAATCGATGACAGGCATCGCGTGCTCCTGAAAAACGTTTCGCGTCGCCTGTCGGTCGAGTACCCGGTCGTGCTGGACGATGGGAGCACGACCATAATCAACGCTTACCGGTTCCAGCACTGCAACGCCCGCGGGCCGTATAAGGGCGGTGTGCGGATAGCTCCGACAGTGTCGGAGGCAGAGGTCGCTGCGCTGGCGATGCTGATGTCATTGAAATCGGCGGTGCTGGGCCTGCCCTACGGCGGATCGAAAGGCGGGATCGTCGTCGACGCCAGAAAACTGTCGCCATGCGAGATGGAACGCCTCTGCCGGGGCTACATCCGTGCCGTCTTCCCGGTCATCGGCCCTGCCAATGACATACCGGCCCCGGACATGAATCTCTCGCAGGATGCCATAGGCTGGATGCTGGACGAGTACGAGATGCTGGCCGGACGCTATGAGCCGGCGGCTATCACCGGCAAGCCGCGGGTGATTGGCGGCAGCCATGGGCGGGCGACAGCAGTCGCCCGGGGCGGCGTATATATCATAGAGGAGGTAGAGCAGAGGCGCAACATATATTATTCGACCTACGCCATCCAGGGCTTCGGCAACGTAGGAGGCAGCCTGGCCAAAATCCTGCACGGCATGGACAGGACAGTCGTGGCGGTCAGCGACTCGAAAGGCGGCATCTTCAGCGCCAATGGCCTGGATATCCCGGCGGTCGCAAAACACAAAGCAGAAACTGGCTCCGTCGTAGATTTCCCTGGCGCCGACAACATCACCAACGAGATGCTCCTGCAACTGGGCGTAGACGTCCTGGTGCCCGCAGCCAGAGAAGACCAGATCAGCGAGAAGAACGCTGACCAAATTAAGGCGAAGATCATCCTGTGCCTGGCTAACGGGCCGATCAACCAGAAGGCCAGCGAGATACTCAGCGCCCGTAATATTCTGGTATTACCCGACGTCCTTGCCAATGGCGGCGGGGTAGCTGTCAGCTACTTCGAATGGGTGCAGGGCCGGCAAGGCTACTACTGGAGCGAGGAAGAAGTCGCCCGGCGGCTGAAGGATCTCATGAAAAACGCCTTATACGACGTATACAGGATGTCCCTGGAGCTACGTTGCGACATGTACACGGCGGCCTATGCCCTTGGCGTTAGAAACATCGTCGAGGCAATGGAAGCCCGGTCATTCGGATAG
- a CDS encoding Glu/Leu/Phe/Val family dehydrogenase: protein MKDNDMLASTLVLIDRSCDLAKIEDRHRMILKSIYRKLTVDIPIVLDDGSTVVFRGYRSQHNNARGPVKGGIRVAPDVTENEVTALSMLMSLKCAVLGLPYGGAKGGIIADPKKLSKAEMERLCRGYVRAISPIIGSSKDIPAPDMNTTPETMGWMLDEYEKIVGHHDPAVFTGKPLILGGSKGRNTAVAWGGIFIMEEVERMLNAHYTTYAIQGFGNVGGNLAEILHHQHKKVVAVSDSRGAIFNANGLDIDAVIRHKEKTGSVANFPGGDNITNEELLELNVDVLVPSAKEDQISERNADQIKAKVILCLANGPIDRKGSEMVGARNILVLPDVLANGGGVAVSYFEWVQGREGYYWSEEEVAQRLKGLMKNAFNDVYKTAQELHCDMYTAAYVVGIRNIVAAMKARSREGEQVVPSTRVSSAPTPTPLVRSPVTKH, encoded by the coding sequence ATGAAAGACAACGATATGCTAGCTAGTACCCTTGTCCTCATCGACAGGTCCTGCGATCTCGCAAAGATCGAAGACAGGCATCGCATGATTTTGAAGAGCATCTATCGCAAGCTTACGGTCGATATCCCCATTGTGCTCGACGACGGCAGCACTGTGGTCTTCCGCGGGTATCGCTCCCAGCACAACAATGCCCGTGGCCCGGTCAAAGGCGGCATCCGCGTCGCCCCCGACGTCACAGAGAACGAGGTTACGGCTCTATCCATGCTGATGTCACTGAAGTGCGCCGTGCTTGGCCTGCCCTACGGCGGCGCTAAGGGCGGCATCATCGCCGACCCGAAAAAGCTTTCGAAGGCCGAGATGGAACGCCTGTGCCGTGGCTATGTCCGCGCTATCTCCCCGATCATCGGCTCGTCCAAAGACATACCGGCCCCGGACATGAACACTACCCCGGAAACCATGGGCTGGATGCTCGACGAGTACGAGAAGATCGTCGGCCACCACGATCCAGCGGTGTTCACGGGCAAGCCGCTGATACTTGGCGGCAGCAAGGGAAGGAATACCGCAGTAGCATGGGGAGGCATCTTCATCATGGAAGAAGTCGAGCGCATGCTGAACGCGCACTACACGACCTACGCCATCCAGGGCTTCGGCAACGTAGGCGGCAACCTGGCTGAAATCCTGCACCACCAGCACAAGAAGGTAGTGGCGGTCAGCGACTCTCGGGGCGCAATCTTCAACGCCAACGGCCTGGACATCGACGCCGTGATCCGCCACAAGGAGAAGACCGGATCGGTAGCCAACTTCCCCGGCGGAGACAACATCACCAACGAGGAACTGCTGGAGCTGAATGTAGACGTCCTTGTGCCCTCCGCTAAAGAAGACCAGATCAGCGAGAGGAACGCGGACCAGATCAAGGCAAAGGTCATCCTGTGCCTGGCCAACGGCCCCATCGATCGCAAGGGCAGCGAAATGGTCGGCGCCCGTAACATTCTGGTATTACCCGACGTCCTTGCCAACGGCGGCGGAGTAGCTGTCAGCTACTTCGAATGGGTACAGGGCAGGGAAGGCTACTACTGGAGCGAGGAAGAAGTCGCCCAGCGGCTGAAGGGCCTCATGAAGAACGCCTTCAACGATGTCTACAAGACAGCCCAGGAGCTACACTGCGACATGTACACGGCAGCCTACGTCGTCGGCATCCGCAACATTGTAGCCGCAATGAAGGCCAGGTCGAGAGAAGGAGAACAGGTAGTTCCGTCGACCAGGGTGAGCAGCGCCCCGACCCCGACACCCCTGGTAAGGTCGCCGGTCACAAAGCATTAA
- a CDS encoding 30S ribosomal protein S6e, whose protein sequence is MADFKLVVSDPKTGKAYNVDVTGPRVNKFIGKPIGSEIDGETAGLPGYKLIITGGSDKDGIPMRGDIPGQVRRRVLVSGGIGYHPTENGMRRRKLLRGDEISAEIVQVNATVAAYGEKPLDELAPKKEKKEGAAGGRAPAKK, encoded by the coding sequence ATGGCAGATTTCAAGCTAGTAGTTTCCGACCCCAAGACCGGCAAGGCCTACAACGTGGATGTCACCGGCCCCAGGGTCAACAAGTTCATCGGCAAGCCTATCGGTTCCGAGATCGACGGCGAGACCGCCGGCCTTCCCGGATACAAGCTGATCATCACCGGCGGCTCTGACAAGGATGGCATTCCTATGAGGGGCGATATCCCCGGCCAGGTCCGCAGAAGGGTGCTCGTTTCGGGCGGCATCGGCTACCACCCGACAGAAAACGGCATGAGGAGGAGAAAACTGCTCCGCGGCGACGAGATCAGCGCTGAGATTGTGCAGGTCAACGCCACTGTGGCGGCTTACGGCGAGAAGCCTCTCGACGAGCTGGCCCCGAAGAAGGAAAAGAAGGAAGGCGCTGCCGGCGGCAGGGCTCCTGCTAAGAAATAA
- a CDS encoding mechanosensitive ion channel family protein has protein sequence MFQSTSPADATTQAALNLVEFFYSNWNKILLAIAILIIALVVINFLKIALAQIARDYKLPPKLLRFLNTVVTYGTLILAIVNILAVFDIHLYSLIVSLGLISAVIVLGSQLVISNLLGGTIVYIEKPFEIDDVIKVGENTGVVEGISFRSTTMRGLNGLVITIPNSTYLTTPITNYTRTRQYLVKLPFTMPRNVDMSGLIDRLRSEASSIPGFSSGKGETLYKMGISKDNVDYELHFWISDPRVSDGARSRIVDIIGQFLPTSDKAGI, from the coding sequence ATGTTCCAGTCCACAAGCCCGGCGGACGCAACTACTCAGGCAGCTCTCAATCTCGTCGAGTTCTTCTACAGTAACTGGAACAAGATCCTGCTGGCCATTGCCATCCTCATCATAGCGTTAGTAGTCATCAACTTCCTGAAGATCGCCCTGGCCCAGATTGCCCGGGACTATAAGCTGCCGCCTAAGCTGCTACGGTTTCTTAATACTGTAGTTACCTATGGGACTCTCATACTCGCCATCGTCAATATCCTGGCAGTCTTCGACATCCATCTGTACTCGCTTATCGTGAGCCTGGGGCTGATCAGCGCCGTGATCGTCCTGGGGTCGCAACTCGTCATATCAAATCTGCTGGGCGGCACAATCGTATACATCGAGAAGCCGTTCGAGATAGACGACGTGATTAAGGTCGGGGAAAATACCGGTGTCGTGGAGGGCATCAGCTTCAGGTCGACGACAATGAGGGGCCTGAATGGGCTGGTGATCACGATACCAAACTCCACGTACCTGACCACGCCCATCACGAATTATACCCGGACCCGGCAGTACCTGGTAAAACTACCTTTTACCATGCCCCGGAACGTCGATATGTCCGGGTTAATCGACAGGCTCCGGTCAGAGGCGTCGTCCATACCCGGCTTTTCCTCAGGAAAGGGCGAAACCCTCTACAAGATGGGCATCAGTAAGGACAACGTGGACTACGAGCTCCATTTCTGGATATCGGACCCCAGGGTCTCCGACGGTGCCCGGTCCCGGATCGTCGACATCATCGGGCAGTTCCTGCCCACAAGTGATAAAGCTGGTATATGA
- a CDS encoding 50S ribosomal protein L18e — protein sequence MKRIKKSNPRVLQLIADLKAKSREQNVGIWRDIAERMEKPARHYAEINLSKINRYTKENETIIVPGKVLGTGNLNHPVTVAALNFSLTAEVLIDEAKGKCMTIEQLMKTNPTGKGVRILK from the coding sequence ATGAAGCGCATCAAGAAATCCAACCCGAGAGTGTTACAGCTTATCGCCGACCTCAAGGCGAAGTCCCGGGAACAGAACGTAGGTATCTGGAGGGACATTGCAGAGAGGATGGAGAAGCCGGCAAGACACTATGCGGAGATCAACCTTAGCAAGATCAACAGGTACACTAAGGAGAACGAGACTATCATTGTCCCCGGCAAGGTCCTGGGCACTGGTAACCTGAATCACCCCGTGACTGTGGCTGCACTGAACTTCAGCCTGACCGCAGAGGTCCTCATCGACGAAGCGAAAGGCAAGTGCATGACCATCGAGCAGCTCATGAAGACGAATCCCACGGGCAAGGGAGTCCGCATACTCAAGTAA
- a CDS encoding 50S ribosomal protein L13 — protein MVLINADGLIVGRLASLVARKLLEGDEIIIINAEKAILSGSRLNNITEYRQTYVRGTTEKGPYFPKRPDQILRRTVRGMLPYKTQRGKDAMARLQVYIGTPSEFAGQPAVTLEQASYNRLSSFKYMPLGEVSKLLGAKF, from the coding sequence ATGGTTTTAATCAATGCAGATGGACTTATCGTCGGCAGGCTAGCCAGTCTGGTTGCCAGGAAACTACTCGAGGGCGATGAGATCATTATCATCAACGCCGAAAAGGCGATCTTATCCGGTTCCAGGCTCAACAACATCACAGAGTACCGGCAGACCTACGTGCGTGGCACGACCGAAAAGGGCCCGTACTTCCCCAAGCGCCCTGATCAGATCCTCAGAAGGACCGTCAGGGGCATGCTGCCGTACAAGACGCAGCGTGGCAAGGATGCAATGGCAAGGCTGCAGGTCTACATCGGAACTCCGTCGGAGTTCGCAGGCCAGCCCGCCGTAACCCTGGAACAGGCAAGCTACAACCGCCTGAGCTCATTCAAGTACATGCCGCTCGGCGAGGTATCCAAGCTGCTGGGAGCAAAGTTCTAA
- a CDS encoding 30S ribosomal protein S9, whose product MAEKKVLTTSGKRKTAIARATVRKGTGVIRINKVPLDALENELVRLKISEPLIIAGSEIAKSLDINVEIRGGGYMGQAEAARCAIARGLVNWTNDVALRDAFLAHDRNLLVNDVRQKLPKNYGGSGARAKFQKSYR is encoded by the coding sequence ATGGCCGAGAAGAAAGTTTTAACCACGAGCGGCAAGCGCAAGACCGCAATCGCCCGCGCCACGGTCCGGAAGGGCACCGGTGTCATCAGGATCAACAAGGTCCCCTTAGATGCACTGGAGAACGAGCTCGTCCGGCTCAAGATCTCCGAGCCTCTGATCATCGCAGGCTCCGAGATTGCCAAGTCCCTCGATATCAACGTCGAGATACGCGGCGGAGGCTACATGGGCCAGGCAGAGGCTGCTCGTTGCGCCATCGCAAGGGGCCTCGTCAACTGGACCAACGATGTCGCACTTCGCGACGCATTCCTCGCGCACGACAGGAACCTGCTTGTCAACGACGTCAGGCAGAAGCTGCCGAAGAACTACGGCGGATCTGGCGCAAGAGCCAAGTTCCAGAAGTCGTACCGTTAA
- a CDS encoding DNA-directed RNA polymerase subunit N, which translates to MIPVRCFTCGKVISEVWEEYKARVEERKMNLQHGEVLKVGDILDDLGVERYCCRRMLLSHVELVDVLAPYQ; encoded by the coding sequence ATGATACCCGTCAGATGTTTCACCTGTGGCAAGGTCATCTCCGAAGTGTGGGAAGAATACAAGGCCCGCGTTGAGGAGAGAAAAATGAACCTGCAGCACGGCGAAGTACTGAAGGTCGGCGACATCCTCGACGATCTGGGCGTAGAGCGGTATTGCTGCAGACGCATGCTGCTTTCGCACGTTGAGCTCGTCGATGTGCTGGCACCGTACCAGTAA
- a CDS encoding DNA-directed RNA polymerase subunit K — protein sequence MKDRYTRYERARIIGARALQISMGAPVLAKNPKTVEPIEVALLELEQGLVPITVRKINKSARREVATSS from the coding sequence ATTAAAGATCGTTATACACGCTATGAGCGTGCCAGGATCATCGGCGCCAGAGCGCTGCAAATATCCATGGGTGCTCCAGTCCTCGCGAAGAACCCGAAGACTGTCGAGCCGATAGAAGTTGCTCTTTTAGAGCTGGAACAGGGTCTTGTGCCAATCACAGTCCGGAAAATCAATAAGTCGGCAAGGCGTGAGGTCGCTACGTCGTCCTGA
- the eno gene encoding phosphopyruvate hydratase encodes MIIDEILARKIFDSRGNPTIEVEVYTDDGNYGVAAAPAGASTGSYEAVAIPVDDAIAKLESEVIDQLIGEYAADQEEIDRLLHEIDGTDNFSNIGGNLSVALSMATAKAAAASFKMPLYRYLGGAFPTMPYPLGNVLGGGAHAKGATDIQEFLVTPIGAPNIDQAVYANTLVHKRVKKLLTEAGIICHKGDEGGWAPQIKDSKAFEIVSKAVDEVSGELGFEIRFGLDVAATELWDGNNYVYKDTKRTTEQQIDYIAGLIDEYNLYYVEDALQENDYEGFARLTEMVGDRCLICGDDLFVTNVSRIEKGIENLSGNAILIKPNQIGTVTDTYNAIRLGRQYGYSTVMSHRSGETTDNTIAHLAVAFGCELIKTGVVGGERIAKLNELIRIGEEIGNDRMTESPL; translated from the coding sequence TTGATCATCGACGAAATTCTGGCAAGGAAAATCTTCGACAGCAGGGGCAACCCTACTATCGAAGTCGAAGTCTACACGGATGACGGCAACTATGGTGTGGCTGCAGCGCCTGCCGGGGCTTCTACTGGTTCTTATGAGGCTGTCGCTATCCCGGTAGACGATGCGATCGCCAAGCTCGAGTCAGAAGTCATCGACCAGCTGATCGGAGAATACGCGGCCGACCAGGAGGAAATCGACAGACTGCTCCACGAAATTGACGGCACGGATAACTTCAGCAACATTGGCGGCAACCTGTCTGTAGCGCTCTCCATGGCTACTGCCAAAGCAGCCGCAGCCTCGTTCAAAATGCCGCTGTACCGCTACCTCGGCGGAGCATTCCCGACGATGCCTTACCCTCTGGGTAATGTGCTCGGCGGAGGCGCACATGCAAAAGGGGCGACGGACATCCAGGAATTCCTTGTCACGCCGATCGGAGCGCCAAACATCGACCAGGCGGTCTATGCCAATACACTTGTCCACAAGCGGGTGAAGAAGCTGCTGACCGAAGCGGGCATCATCTGCCACAAAGGCGATGAAGGCGGCTGGGCACCCCAGATCAAGGACTCGAAGGCTTTCGAGATCGTTAGTAAGGCAGTAGACGAAGTCTCGGGCGAGCTTGGGTTTGAGATCCGGTTCGGACTTGACGTAGCCGCTACAGAACTCTGGGACGGCAACAACTACGTCTACAAGGACACGAAGCGCACGACCGAGCAACAGATAGACTATATTGCAGGCCTTATTGACGAGTACAACCTGTACTACGTAGAAGATGCTTTACAGGAGAACGACTACGAAGGCTTTGCGAGGCTCACCGAAATGGTCGGCGACAGGTGCCTTATCTGTGGCGACGACCTGTTCGTGACAAACGTGTCCCGCATCGAGAAGGGCATCGAGAACCTGTCCGGTAATGCAATCCTCATCAAGCCGAATCAGATCGGCACGGTGACCGATACCTATAATGCCATCCGGCTGGGCAGGCAGTACGGTTATTCCACAGTCATGTCCCACAGAAGCGGAGAGACCACCGACAATACGATCGCTCACCTTGCAGTCGCTTTCGGCTGCGAGCTGATCAAGACCGGCGTAGTAGGCGGAGAAAGGATCGCAAAATTAAACGAGCTGATCCGCATCGGAGAGGAAATAGGAAACGACAGAATGACTGAAAGCCCCTTATAA
- the rpsB gene encoding 30S ribosomal protein S2 — protein sequence MAETENVREIRDENYQSLIPMDEYLAAGVHIGTQQKTEDMKKFIYRVRSDGLYVLDVQSTDERIRAAAKFLSRYDPANVLVVCARQYGQHPAEMFARAIGARHIVGRFIPGTLTNPVYMFFAEPDVVVVTDPIGDAQAVTEAISIGVPVVAMCDTNNMTSNIDLVIPTNNKGRKALALVYWLLAREVSRERNEQGFSYTVNDFESEI from the coding sequence ATGGCAGAAACAGAAAATGTCAGAGAGATTAGAGATGAGAATTACCAGTCATTGATACCGATGGATGAGTACCTTGCTGCAGGTGTACACATCGGTACGCAGCAAAAGACTGAGGACATGAAGAAGTTCATATACAGGGTCAGGAGCGACGGCCTGTACGTCCTCGACGTCCAGAGCACCGACGAGCGCATCCGCGCCGCTGCCAAGTTCCTGTCCAGGTATGACCCGGCCAACGTTTTAGTCGTATGCGCCAGGCAGTATGGTCAGCATCCCGCTGAGATGTTCGCCAGGGCCATCGGCGCCAGGCACATCGTCGGCAGGTTCATCCCCGGCACCCTGACCAACCCGGTATACATGTTCTTCGCAGAGCCCGACGTAGTAGTCGTTACCGACCCGATCGGCGACGCACAGGCAGTTACCGAGGCTATCAGCATCGGCGTGCCAGTCGTAGCCATGTGCGACACCAACAACATGACCTCGAACATCGACTTAGTCATCCCGACCAACAACAAGGGCCGCAAGGCACTGGCGCTGGTCTACTGGCTGCTCGCCCGGGAAGTCTCCAGGGAAAGGAACGAACAGGGCTTCAGCTACACCGTCAACGATTTCGAGTCGGAGATTTAA